A DNA window from Anaerocolumna sp. AGMB13020 contains the following coding sequences:
- a CDS encoding sensor histidine kinase — protein sequence MIKDYLKYRINLILLLLILWIIFPLVSFLYAHELISILYALILYSFIVLVYIIIDIYFYQKRWRRLKVIIENKKLELMELPLSCNALESSYQEIITNLYNDMKANLLAMEKDYREQMEYYTMWMHQIKTPIAAMELTIKNSRSSLDNRIIEGELFKIEQYVEMALQYVKIKNLASDLVIREYELIEIIRTSVKKYASLFINKKLSVTIEPSSFYALTDSKWISFIIEQLLSNAIKYTNKGGIAIYADANKLVIEDTGIGIRPEDLERIFEKGYTGYNGRLDKKASGIGLYLSKKVADAISIRIIIKSKLGLGTKAILEFPENPVEIFD from the coding sequence ATGATTAAGGACTATCTAAAATACCGCATTAATCTTATATTGCTGTTACTGATATTGTGGATTATTTTTCCTTTAGTCAGTTTTCTTTACGCTCATGAATTGATATCCATTCTTTATGCATTGATACTCTATTCCTTTATTGTGCTGGTTTATATTATTATTGATATCTATTTTTATCAGAAAAGATGGAGAAGGTTAAAGGTTATTATTGAGAATAAAAAGCTGGAGCTTATGGAGCTGCCGCTTTCATGTAATGCACTGGAATCGAGCTATCAGGAGATAATTACAAACCTATATAATGACATGAAGGCGAACCTGCTGGCCATGGAGAAGGACTACCGGGAGCAGATGGAGTATTATACGATGTGGATGCATCAGATTAAGACTCCAATAGCAGCTATGGAACTAACAATAAAAAACAGCCGGAGTTCCTTGGATAATAGGATTATTGAAGGAGAGTTATTTAAGATAGAGCAATATGTTGAAATGGCACTGCAATATGTAAAAATTAAGAATCTGGCTTCCGACCTTGTTATTCGAGAATATGAACTTATTGAAATCATCAGAACAAGTGTAAAAAAGTATGCCTCACTTTTTATCAATAAAAAATTAAGTGTAACCATAGAACCTTCAAGCTTTTATGCTCTGACAGACAGTAAGTGGATTTCATTTATCATTGAACAGCTGTTATCCAATGCAATTAAATATACGAATAAAGGTGGAATAGCAATCTATGCGGATGCGAACAAACTTGTAATAGAAGATACAGGTATAGGTATCAGACCGGAAGACCTTGAGAGGATATTTGAGAAAGGCTACACCGGTTATAATGGCAGGCTGGATAAGAAGGCCAGTGGTATCGGCCTGTATTTGTCTAAAAAGGTTGCGGATGCTATTTCAATCCGTATTATTATTAAATCAAAGCTTGGCTTAGGTACAAAAGCTATTCTAGAATTTCCTGAAAACCCCGTTGAGATATTTGATTAA
- a CDS encoding response regulator transcription factor: MYNILIVEDDMTIASLLQENLIKWGFQAVCVSDFNKVAETVAELSPHLILLDISLPFYNGFYWCSEIRKKSKVPIIFLTSHTENLDLVMAMNLGGDDYITKPFSMDVVVVKIQALLRRTYDYYVESKTLDIKGVSLNLADTCLETAGQVIELTRNEFKIMKLLMENKNRVVLREEIMECLWNSDCFVDDNTLTVNVNRLRKKLEDMDLKDFIQTKKGMGYMIHD; this comes from the coding sequence ATGTATAACATTCTGATAGTGGAAGATGATATGACCATAGCTTCCTTATTGCAGGAGAATCTGATTAAATGGGGGTTTCAGGCGGTGTGTGTTTCGGATTTCAATAAGGTAGCAGAGACGGTTGCAGAGCTGTCACCCCATTTGATTCTTTTGGATATTTCCCTGCCCTTTTATAACGGCTTTTACTGGTGTAGTGAGATCAGGAAGAAATCAAAGGTGCCAATCATATTTTTAACCTCACATACAGAGAATCTGGATCTGGTAATGGCTATGAATCTGGGGGGGGATGATTATATTACCAAACCCTTTTCCATGGATGTGGTGGTGGTAAAGATACAGGCGCTCTTAAGAAGGACTTATGATTATTACGTGGAGAGTAAAACATTGGATATAAAAGGGGTATCACTTAATTTAGCAGATACCTGTCTGGAAACAGCCGGACAAGTTATTGAGCTTACCAGAAATGAATTTAAGATAATGAAACTTCTAATGGAGAATAAGAACCGGGTGGTATTGCGGGAAGAAATTATGGAGTGCCTGTGGAACAGTGATTGTTTTGTAGATGACAATACCCTGACAGTGAATGTAAACCGTTTGCGAAAGAAGCTGGAGGATATGGATTTAAAAGATTTTATACAGACGAAGAAAGGTATGGGGTATATGATTCATGATTAA